One window of Aliarcobacter lanthieri genomic DNA carries:
- a CDS encoding ABC transporter permease has product MLVNAFLIAIKEIKRNILRSVLTILGIVIGVASVIAMVMIGDGTTQNVRDSITKLGSNMLTLRVGQERRGIPREDNSSKPFTNEDIVAIKSEIANIKAATSEGSSRMNIVYGNKSHASSVIGTDNDYFIVKDWALQDGRTFDDSEIASGKSSCIIGTTIVKQLFGEENPIGANIRLKNITCNVIGVLQSKGAAAFGNDQDEIVVVPVSMFQRKILGKKDVSSVIISITQEQYIEDAKTDIIALMQERRAIKVGEPDNFHIRDMKDILETMTSTTTMLTYLLGSIAAISLLVGGIGIMNIMLVSVTERTREIGTRLAIGAMENEVLMQFLVEAIVLSTWGGIIGIVLGLGIGYGVVSFMQLPYIINHQIILISFIFSTLIGVVFGYFPARKAARLNPIEALRYE; this is encoded by the coding sequence ATGTTAGTAAATGCTTTTTTAATAGCTATTAAAGAGATAAAAAGAAATATTTTAAGATCTGTTCTTACAATTCTTGGAATAGTAATAGGTGTTGCTTCTGTTATAGCTATGGTTATGATAGGTGATGGAACAACTCAAAATGTACGAGATAGTATTACAAAACTTGGAAGTAATATGTTAACTTTGCGAGTGGGGCAAGAAAGAAGAGGTATTCCAAGAGAAGATAATAGTTCAAAACCTTTTACAAATGAAGATATTGTTGCTATAAAAAGTGAAATTGCAAACATAAAAGCAGCTACTTCTGAAGGTTCATCAAGGATGAATATCGTATATGGAAATAAAAGTCATGCTTCAAGTGTTATAGGAACAGATAATGATTACTTTATAGTAAAAGATTGGGCTTTACAAGATGGAAGGACTTTTGATGATAGTGAAATTGCTAGTGGAAAATCATCTTGCATTATAGGAACAACTATTGTAAAACAACTTTTTGGAGAAGAGAATCCAATAGGAGCAAATATAAGATTAAAAAATATTACTTGTAATGTAATAGGAGTTTTACAATCCAAAGGGGCAGCTGCTTTTGGAAATGATCAAGATGAGATAGTGGTTGTTCCTGTAAGTATGTTTCAAAGAAAAATATTAGGTAAAAAAGATGTATCATCTGTAATAATTTCTATAACACAAGAACAATATATTGAAGATGCAAAAACGGATATTATAGCTTTGATGCAAGAGCGTAGAGCAATAAAAGTTGGTGAACCAGATAATTTTCACATTAGAGATATGAAAGATATTTTAGAAACTATGACATCAACTACAACTATGCTTACATATTTGTTGGGGTCTATTGCTGCTATTTCTTTACTTGTTGGTGGAATTGGTATTATGAATATTATGCTTGTTTCTGTAACTGAACGAACAAGAGAAATAGGAACTAGACTTGCTATTGGAGCTATGGAAAATGAAGTTTTAATGCAATTTTTAGTTGAAGCAATAGTATTGTCAACTTGGGGTGGAATCATTGGTATTGTTTTAGGACTTGGTATTGGATATGGAGTTGTAAGTTTTATGCAATTACCTTATATTATAAATCATCAAATTATTTTAATATCATTTATTTTTTCTACTTTAATAGGAGTTGTTTTTGGATATTTCCCCGCAAGAAAGGCTGCAAGATTAAATCCTATTGAAGCTTTACGATATGAGTAA
- the exbB gene encoding TonB-system energizer ExbB, which produces MEDIETLKHLVDYGVIVLLVIMSFVAVFFFIERVLFYKKINVKDYKNKKSLDVALTKHLTIIGTIASNAPYIGLLGTVLAIMLTFMTMGNGDIDAAKIMESLALALKATAVGLVVAIISMVMYNILGRSAEVLESDYEATEI; this is translated from the coding sequence ATGGAAGATATTGAAACGCTAAAGCATTTAGTTGACTATGGGGTTATTGTTCTACTTGTTATTATGAGTTTTGTTGCTGTTTTCTTTTTTATAGAAAGAGTGTTATTTTATAAAAAAATAAACGTAAAAGATTACAAAAATAAAAAGTCTTTAGATGTAGCTTTAACAAAACATTTAACTATTATTGGAACTATTGCATCAAATGCTCCTTATATTGGACTTCTTGGAACTGTTTTAGCCATTATGCTTACATTTATGACAATGGGGAATGGAGATATTGATGCTGCTAAAATTATGGAAAGTTTAGCTTTAGCACTTAAAGCAACTGCTGTTGGACTTGTTGTTGCTATCATTTCTATGGTTATGTATAATATTCTAGGAAGATCAGCAGAAGTTTTGGAGAGCGATTATGAAGCTACAGAAATATGA
- the exbD gene encoding TonB system transport protein ExbD, with amino-acid sequence MKLQKYDSINVIPFIDVLLVLLAIVLLTSTFITKGIIPVALPNSSSSEQLKPDKEIVIVINENGELFLEETPLVLEELEKSILQKSIETPVHIHTDKNTKFESFVNVLDMLKKNSYSNVSIVTKK; translated from the coding sequence ATGAAGCTACAGAAATATGATTCAATAAATGTAATACCGTTTATTGACGTTTTACTTGTACTTTTAGCAATTGTTTTATTAACTTCAACATTTATTACAAAAGGAATAATACCTGTTGCATTACCAAATTCTAGTAGTTCAGAGCAACTTAAACCAGATAAAGAAATAGTAATAGTTATAAATGAAAATGGTGAATTATTTTTAGAAGAAACTCCTCTTGTATTAGAAGAATTAGAAAAATCTATTTTACAAAAATCAATAGAAACTCCAGTTCATATACATACAGATAAAAATACAAAATTTGAATCATTTGTAAATGTACTTGATATGTTAAAAAAGAATTCTTATTCAAATGTTTCAATAGTAACAAAGAAGTAA
- a CDS encoding TolC family protein, whose translation MKKLRKVLLFSIICSIAIADTNNLEILQKDKKELRELEKQSIETSYETLKNDWIGTIDISSSVNRNHSFDKDKSDDGRYGKTARIGFTQSVFESGGIMLTIQYAKDKLKYDLLSWQNQNQQLLQTIYTTLLDIKKLKLQIAQSKYRLENKDIELIIKKIQYEAGKTDIIELNNAVMSKNNQFKENISLENTLKEKEYELSKYTDLKSDEIEIIDFYVVSKDDFINNNIDILQEDSKIDMMNTNYKKVKTNYLPKVSLTSNASYSSSDSEFNKMARNTNKDDAQSTASLTLSMPLFDYNRSNKIQEAKIDYLKQKIQVNDLKNEVAFDYEQTLNQIDTYEKHIKTIEENIRLYDDLISANQISNDAGMTSEYDLDILKNTKLINEYDMVINDINIKLQYAKLYFKIKG comes from the coding sequence ATGAAAAAATTGCGTAAAGTACTTTTATTCTCAATCATTTGTAGTATTGCAATTGCAGATACAAATAATTTAGAGATTCTACAAAAAGATAAAAAAGAGTTAAGGGAACTTGAAAAACAATCAATAGAAACAAGCTATGAAACTTTAAAAAATGATTGGATAGGAACTATTGATATAAGTTCAAGTGTAAATAGAAATCACTCTTTTGATAAAGATAAATCAGATGATGGAAGATATGGTAAAACGGCAAGAATAGGTTTTACACAATCAGTATTTGAATCTGGTGGAATAATGCTTACAATTCAATATGCAAAAGACAAGTTAAAATATGATTTATTATCTTGGCAAAATCAAAATCAACAATTGTTACAAACTATTTATACTACTTTATTGGATATCAAAAAATTAAAATTACAAATTGCACAAAGTAAGTATAGATTAGAAAATAAAGATATAGAATTGATAATAAAAAAAATACAGTATGAAGCAGGAAAAACTGATATTATTGAATTAAATAATGCTGTTATGTCAAAAAACAATCAATTTAAAGAAAATATTAGTTTAGAAAATACTTTAAAAGAAAAAGAGTATGAGTTATCTAAATATACTGATTTGAAATCTGATGAAATAGAAATAATTGATTTTTATGTAGTATCAAAAGATGATTTTATTAACAATAATATAGATATATTGCAAGAAGATTCAAAAATTGATATGATGAATACAAATTATAAAAAAGTAAAAACAAATTATCTTCCAAAAGTTTCTCTTACTTCTAATGCAAGTTATAGTTCTAGTGATAGTGAATTTAACAAAATGGCAAGAAATACAAATAAAGATGATGCACAATCAACTGCAAGTTTGACTTTGTCTATGCCACTTTTTGATTATAATAGGTCAAATAAAATACAAGAAGCAAAAATAGATTATCTAAAACAAAAAATACAGGTAAATGATTTGAAAAATGAAGTAGCTTTTGATTATGAACAAACTTTAAATCAAATTGATACATATGAAAAACATATTAAAACAATAGAAGAAAATATTAGATTATATGATGATTTAATATCAGCAAATCAAATTTCAAATGATGCAGGAATGACTTCTGAATATGATTTGGATATTCTAAAAAATACAAAACTGATAAATGAGTATGATATGGTAATCAATGATATAAATATCAAACTTCAATATGCAAAACTATACTTTAAGATAAAAGGTTAA
- a CDS encoding efflux RND transporter periplasmic adaptor subunit, whose translation MSNENLINELNSYKTKSSKKLYIWISTAIVLAVIMVYFFIFNSANKALKIEYVTKAVERGDLSVIVSATGNLNPTNSVEIGIEVSGTIKEIFVDYNDEVTVGQILAKLDTVKLQSQVDSSIAALAIAKANLKESEVNVKNKKILYERTLKMYNESNGKYPSKNELDDSKFSYEAALASLEATKAKVLQSESNVKTDKQNLEKASVKSSIDGIVLNREVEVGQTLAATMSAPKLFTLAKDLKSMDLIVSIDEADVADIKKGLPVTFTVDAYPNRTFLGKIKQVRLNPIDSNGVVTYETVVEVNNEDLVLKPGMTATAKIVTKDSKDNILVPNSALRFKPRAQEQASSGPVKLAGPNMPNRPGPVTKDLSKQNLASIYILENGQPKRVMVKILDTDGKSSAIESKDLNIGDLVIISQKSENAR comes from the coding sequence ATGAGTAATGAAAATTTAATAAATGAGTTAAATAGCTATAAAACAAAAAGTTCAAAAAAGCTATATATTTGGATAAGTACAGCAATAGTTTTAGCTGTTATTATGGTGTATTTCTTCATATTTAACTCAGCAAATAAAGCATTGAAAATTGAATATGTAACAAAAGCTGTTGAAAGAGGAGATTTGTCAGTTATTGTTAGTGCTACAGGAAATTTAAATCCTACAAATAGTGTTGAAATAGGTATAGAAGTTTCTGGAACAATAAAAGAAATTTTTGTTGATTATAATGATGAAGTAACAGTTGGACAGATTTTAGCAAAACTTGATACTGTAAAATTACAATCACAAGTTGATAGTTCAATAGCAGCTTTAGCAATTGCAAAAGCAAATTTAAAAGAGAGTGAAGTTAATGTAAAAAATAAAAAGATTTTATATGAGAGAACTTTAAAAATGTATAATGAATCAAATGGAAAATATCCATCAAAGAATGAACTTGATGATTCAAAATTTTCTTATGAAGCAGCTTTAGCTTCTCTTGAAGCAACAAAAGCAAAAGTTCTACAATCAGAATCAAATGTAAAAACCGATAAACAAAATCTTGAAAAAGCTTCTGTAAAATCTTCTATAGATGGAATTGTTTTAAATAGAGAAGTTGAGGTAGGACAAACTTTAGCTGCAACTATGTCTGCTCCAAAACTTTTTACTTTAGCAAAAGATTTAAAAAGTATGGATTTAATTGTAAGTATTGATGAAGCTGATGTTGCTGATATTAAAAAAGGCTTACCAGTTACATTTACTGTTGATGCTTATCCAAATAGAACATTTTTAGGAAAGATAAAACAAGTAAGATTAAATCCTATAGATTCAAATGGTGTTGTAACTTATGAAACAGTAGTTGAAGTAAATAATGAAGATTTAGTATTAAAACCAGGTATGACAGCAACTGCTAAAATTGTTACAAAAGATAGTAAAGATAATATTTTAGTTCCAAATAGTGCATTGCGATTTAAACCAAGAGCACAAGAACAAGCTAGTAGTGGACCTGTAAAACTTGCTGGACCAAATATGCCAAATAGACCAGGTCCTGTTACAAAGGATTTGAGTAAACAAAATTTAGCTTCAATATATATATTAGAGAATGGTCAACCTAAAAGAGTTATGGTTAAAATTTTGGATACAGATGGAAAATCTTCAGCTATTGAATCTAAAGATTTAAATATTGGTGATCTAGTAATTATTTCACAAAAGAGTGAAAATGCAAGATAA
- a CDS encoding energy transducer TonB, which produces MNRYQSSFLITSTIYAIVGFFAFFVFANALIIPDKAAEEITTISLSTVEVAQVQPEPTPPEPEPEPEPEPIIEKPTPIKKPEKPKKPKKEHIQEKPIEKVVENVVAPQPTQTAPVEEAPVKNVNPAQVHNLESAYLAKVKAKVEKNKVYPRVAKRLNQTGKVEVNFDVMKKGNVKNVKIVKKSKFDKLDEATLELLIKIATFEPIPDELNREVWNITIPVDYQIQ; this is translated from the coding sequence ATGAATAGATACCAAAGTTCATTCCTAATTACAAGTACGATATATGCAATAGTAGGATTTTTTGCTTTCTTTGTTTTTGCGAATGCTTTAATTATCCCAGACAAGGCAGCTGAGGAAATTACAACAATATCTTTATCAACAGTAGAAGTGGCTCAAGTACAACCTGAGCCAACTCCTCCAGAGCCTGAACCAGAGCCAGAGCCTGAACCAATTATTGAAAAACCAACACCAATAAAAAAACCAGAAAAGCCTAAAAAACCAAAAAAAGAACATATACAAGAAAAACCTATTGAAAAAGTTGTAGAAAATGTTGTGGCACCACAACCAACTCAAACAGCTCCAGTAGAAGAAGCTCCTGTAAAAAATGTAAACCCTGCACAAGTACATAATTTAGAAAGTGCTTATTTAGCAAAAGTTAAAGCAAAAGTAGAAAAGAATAAAGTCTACCCAAGAGTTGCAAAAAGATTAAATCAAACGGGAAAAGTTGAAGTTAATTTTGATGTAATGAAAAAAGGTAATGTAAAAAATGTAAAAATAGTTAAAAAATCTAAATTTGATAAATTAGATGAAGCAACATTAGAATTACTAATTAAAATTGCTACATTTGAACCAATTCCAGATGAGTTAAATAGAGAAGTTTGGAATATAACTATTCCTGTAGATTATCAAATTCAATAA
- a CDS encoding ABC transporter ATP-binding protein yields the protein MQDKKTIIEFKNIVKSYGSGQNITHALNGVDLKIYEGEFVAIMGASGSGKSTSMNMIGCLDKPTSGEYLFNGINVEKLNRNQMALLRRNYLGFVFQGFNLLGRTSALENVELPLIYRKVPAKEREVLAIEALNKVGLGSVIKNTPAELSGGQQQRVAIARAIVTNPLVLLADEPTGNLDSIKSIEIMNLLKKLNQESKITIIMVTHEEDMAAYADRVIYFRDGHIEDSLKKGFK from the coding sequence ATGCAAGATAAAAAAACAATAATTGAATTTAAAAATATTGTTAAAAGTTATGGAAGTGGACAAAATATTACTCATGCCCTAAATGGTGTTGATTTAAAAATTTATGAAGGTGAATTTGTTGCTATTATGGGAGCAAGTGGAAGTGGAAAATCAACTTCTATGAATATGATTGGATGTTTAGATAAACCAACAAGTGGAGAATATTTGTTTAATGGAATAAATGTAGAAAAACTAAATAGAAATCAAATGGCACTTTTAAGAAGAAATTATTTAGGTTTTGTTTTTCAAGGATTTAATCTTTTAGGAAGAACTTCTGCTTTAGAAAATGTTGAACTTCCTTTGATATATAGAAAAGTTCCAGCAAAAGAGAGAGAAGTTTTAGCTATAGAAGCTTTAAATAAAGTAGGGCTTGGAAGTGTTATAAAAAATACTCCAGCTGAACTTAGTGGTGGACAGCAACAACGTGTTGCAATAGCAAGAGCAATAGTTACAAATCCTTTGGTATTATTAGCAGATGAACCAACAGGGAATCTTGATAGTATTAAAAGTATTGAAATTATGAATTTATTAAAAAAATTAAATCAAGAGTCAAAAATTACTATAATAATGGTAACTCATGAAGAAGATATGGCTGCTTATGCAGATAGGGTAATTTATTTTAGAGATGGACATATTGAAGATAGTTTAAAGAAAGGATTTAAATAA